Genomic DNA from Setaria italica strain Yugu1 chromosome V, Setaria_italica_v2.0, whole genome shotgun sequence:
TCGTCGTCGGAGGTGAGGGAGTAAGTCTCCGTGGCGCCGCCGAGGGAGATGAGCACCTTGACGCCGCTCGCCTGGCACGACTTGATTTCGGAGCTGAACACGGCGCAGGTCCCAGCGCCGGGGTCGCAGTGGTTGGCGAGGTTCAGGACCGGGGGCTGGCCGTTGCCTTTGCCGAAAGAGCTGATGAAGGCGATGTTCACGAAGTTGTACAGCCCGGTGGCGCACGTGTCCGCGAGGGAGCcgtccccgccgctgccgccctggCCCCAGTAAACGGCGACCtggccggcgccggagacggCGGTGAAGGCTACCAAGATGGACGCGGCGACGAGGAGAGGTGAAGAGCGAAGGATTCTTGACGAAGCCATATGGATGCTGTGTGGTATGTGTATACACGTTCAAGACTGGTGAGTTGGGCTCTTTATATAGAGTTTGCCTGGGTGTACGGTTATCGTTGCATCTTGCTTGCAATGGCCTGGGCGGTGGGCGCACTGGGCACGGCAGCAACTTCGCGCGTGTGATCCTGGGGACTGTTGGAAGAAACATGTTCTcttggaagaaagaaaaaatgaggTCGGCGTGGGCGCGTGGgcgctctttctctctctctctagacaTGCTTAACTAACCTTCACAGCGAGGCATcctagctttttttttaaaaaaaaaacaacaacagcGAGGCATGCTCGAGCTTTCAGTTGGCGATTGCACCGGGCACAGGCCAGTGAACCAAGTCAACCGTGTCACACACGGCACATCAGGTCGCCTCATAGGTCTAACCACACACGTCGCTGCTCAGCGCTACCCATCGACCTCGCCAAACGGTGTCACACTCGACCATGTGTGACGGACTGACGGTGGCGCTCGTCGCCGTCAGCCTCGACCATGCAGAATGGACGATGGATTCGGCCTTGGGCCCCCGGCCGCCTCTGCGTCGTCTTCTATGTGCGCCACGGGCCGGAGCAGTTTCCATTCTCCAAGAATGGCCCAGGAGACTGGGACCTGTCGGGCCGTCAGGCACCCGGTAAAGAAGGCCCCAAACCCTTTTCCTTCCACCACCGTTCCACCCTCAAATCCCGTCTTCCCCATCCCAGCAACCCCCCACGAGGGAAACCATGGCGCGGTACTCCCCACCGCTGCTGCGCCGCTTCTTCAGCtgcgccgccagctccgcctcaccgggcggaggcagcggcgccGGGAAGAAAAACCTTGTATTCTTGGGCTCGCCCCAGGTATTACCGCACCCGCAATCTCAGCTTCTCGGTTCGTACTCAGCTTCCGTGGTCTGATTACTGAACACGGCTCGCAACTCAGGTGGCCGCCTCGGTCCTGGACACGCTGCTGGCCGCGTCGGGCTCCCCGGAGTCCGGGTTCCAGGTAGCCGCCGTCGTGAcgcagccgccggccgccaagAACAGGGGGAGGAAGCTGATGCCGTCGGCCGTCGCGCAGCTTGCGCTCGACCGCGGGTTCCCGGAGGAACTCATCTTCACGCCAGAGCGGGCCCGGGAGGTGTCCTTCCTGGCCGCCATTCTTGAGTATTGGTCCTGTAAGGCTATGGAGGGTTTGGGTTCATAGTGATTTCTGATGCAATGCAGGAGTCCTTTCTGTCGGACTTGAAGGAAGTGAAACCGGATGTTTGCATAACTGCTGCGTACGGGAACATTCTTCCCCAGAAATTTCTTGATATCCCACCATGCGGTACGTCTGGCTGTCTAAATTTTGCCTTGCCTTCTAATGTTTGAATGTAGTGATGCACAATGCGCAAGGATTGCCTCATGTTCAAGCATAAGTAGTCCACTAGGAGCCCACCATAATTGTCTAGGAAGTAGGACCTGCTGTTCACTGTTTCTGGCAAAATGTTAACACGTAATGCAGGTTAGAATTAAGTACCAACTACTTGATGTCTACAAGCAAATGCAGGTCGTGACAGTTACTTACACTAATTTTGCAACATCTATAATTGTATTTCAGATCTTGAAACTAAAGAAAAAGTGACATTGGCATGGCATATATACACACATTGCATTCGTATGTGGCTTGTATTGGTATGGCATGTTACCATTGGTTTCACTATGGAATCCTGATCCACTTCTCGAATTATCTTATTGCTTTTCAATGGTAACTAGATAGCTACTGGGTTCTATCAAGGGCCTGTCTAacagaacaaaaaaaaggaaccaggctttatgcatgcatgatgatTCACACCATATATCTGATTTTTGTTCTGGTTACCACAAACCAACTAATATACTGCCAACTTCCAGTCAGTTCATAGTCAAGCTATTTTTAAAACGCTAATTTGGTTGATAACAAGTGGAGCGTGTTGGGTTTCAGGTAGTAAAATGCTTCTGGGAACCCTAAGCCCTGATCATCTGCTGTGTATTTCAGGTACAGTGAATATACACCCAAGTTTGTTGCCTCTATATCGTGGTGCAGCTCCTGTGCAGAGGGCATTGCAGGTTTAATTGCTCTCCTTGTTAAAATTCAGTGCCACTGGAACTATGTGGTACCTTTTATTTATATCAACTATTTCTGTAGGATGGTGTTGAAGAAACAGGTGTTTCCCTTGCATATACTGTTCGCGCATTGGATGCAGGTCCAGTGATTGCGTGTGAAAGGTTTTCTGTTGATGAGTGCATTAAGGTAGTTTATATTCACTGTCTTGCTAGTTTGATTGATCATCTTGACAGTTGAAAGTTATACAGTAGATTCTGCAATTCTTTTTACATGGGCATGGATATATGAATTATGATTAAAAATGAATTACATGAACGGTATGGTACCAATCAGTCATTTTAGGCCTCCCTGTTGCTGTCCGATCACATAATCTTAAGCGGGGAAATTTTAAAtagtgaccaagggttccagcATCCCCATTACGGATAACTTGATTGCACAAAATTATGCTTTGGTTGTTCATTATCTGGCTTCATACTGAAACTGGATGTTAGACATCAAGAATTTAATGCATTATCAATAATCACTGTTCATTTCTAATGTTTATGGGGGTGTACAACTGTACATCTGATTAGTGATGAGAGCTAAAACTTTCCACTGCTCGACTAACAGGGTATGCTGTTAGTTCAATTTACTAGGACAAGTTCCTAAGCAGAATTTGATTAGTTCACACTAAAAAACTAAAAGTGAAGCAGCAGATGTTTGTTTATCAAGTTGGTATTATCCTCCATTGATTATTTACTATGCCATTTTCTTTGTCTGCAGGCACCAGAGCTACTTGCTATATTGTTTGATATAGGTAAAGGTTACAAATTAATCATAATCCATGAAAGGTCACATTTCTACATGGTCATTTTCATGAAAGTGGTCCACGTATAGCTTCTAGAAGCTTACCTGTCCTAATGGCATGTTTGCTGCTCTTCTTTGTCCTAACTCTTAGCTGGGTCTAATGATTACTTGATTAAGTTTTGCAAACAAACAGGATGGATGCTTTTAACACTTTATTTTGTATTTCGAACTTGGTAATGTTGATTCTTGTATTCAATAGGATCCAAGCTATTGATTAATGAACTACCATCCATTCTTGATGGTTCGGCTAAAGAAACGGCACAACCACAGGATGACTCCAAAGCTACGTTGGCACCCAAGGTGAGCATTGGCAGTAGTAGTCCTAAATGTGTGCTGTCATATAATGCAACTTAATTTAGTCTTCTAATATGAAACTGAAGAAAATCTTCGCATTAGTCCCACTTAAAATTTACAGGAAAAAATAACATTATATTGCCTTGGCATCATGCTCAGTGCTAAACATAATATGGTTGGATTCAACATGTTCAACAAAGAAAGGATCAAGTTAAGTGAGCTTCTTACTTTCTGCCTGCAGTTTAGTTCATAGCCTACTCTAGATGGCCTCCTTAAATTTCTTGTACATATAAAATTATTTGTTTCTTTGTACTTATGAACTGGAAATGGTGCAACTAGAATATATAAGAATGTAATTTTACGGCTGGGGGCTCCAccctttttttatatatagaaCTTGTGGTTCTAGAGCTGATATACAAACTTTCTAGAGTTACATTGCACTGAAGCTACTGTTGAGTGTGTTACAGTTCATTGTATAGCTGTACAAATTCAGCTAGGTCATTCTGGTTAATTTTCTTTCTAGTCATACTCACTTTCCAATAGATAAGAGGTACTTGCTGAATGTGTTGTACTACCTAGTACTGAGACTTGGAATTCTAATCTACAAGCACTTAAGAACTCAGCAGGGTAATGCACTCAAATAGTTCTTTACATATAGCCTAACTAAATTATCATGATGGTCTGTTTTACTAATTTACTTTAATGACCTATGTTTTCCAGTTAAATTCTGAGGAGTCATGGTTATCATTTGACCAAGAAGCTAAAGAGCTCCATAACAAGGTGAGTTTCTAATTCCTATTGTACTCATCAAAGCTATTGCCAACCAACTCTGGTAGGTGCGGGCATTTTCAGGGTGGCCTGGAACTCGTGCAAAGCTACAACTCATAAATCAAAATGGTGAACCCGATATGCTAGAGATTAAGGTTATCAGTACAAAGGTTTTGGCATCATGTGACAAGGTCGGAGATGAAAACGAGATACTATTCTCCGGGAGTTCCTTGCTGATTCCTTGCAGTGGATCAACCTGGCTCGAGGTTTGTGTCCAGTTTTGCTGACAAATAGCAGTTCTGCCTTTCAGCTGTTTCGTTGTGGGTTCGTGGTCTTCTCTCAGTGTTTCTCTCAGCTTATCTAATTTTGTGTTGTGTGTACTAGGTGTTGGAACTTCAACTCCCTGGAAAGAAAGTAACAACGGCTCGGGACTTTTGGAATGGTTTGCGTGGTCAGAAGCTGTTGAAATCACCATAGAGTGGATATCTGCATTCGCATGGCGATGCCTGGATGCTATCATATGCGCAAAGAGGTATATTCCATGCTTGCCCCCCTAAAATTTTGCAGGGGCATTGACGTCATCCTAGCTGCACCCACATTCCCACAAGGTGTTGTTATGATTGAGAAATGACTTGAGGTCTCAATTTAATGctacttttgttttattttgctTGATAACTTGAGAGGAAGGATGTGAACAAATACCATCTCATGAATTTTGGACAAgaacacaaaaagaaaaaatattattgTCTCCGTAAGTGCTGAGGCAATAATTTATCTTTACTCTCTTGTGGATGTTGCTAGATGTGCCGTAAGTGTATATTCTGGGAAGGTGCTTGCTTATTTCTCGTGGCGTGTTCCACTGAATTGAAGAGCGGTCTTGCCTGGCAAAAATGTCTACAAGTGAGATGATCCTTATCTTCTGCAGCTGTGAAGTAGAGATAACGCATCTGCTGCGATGCGGGAGTTGGATACGATGGATGATCGACAATCAGATAAGGAGATGCGAAAGTCACTCGCTCGCTACGAGATCAGCTGCGCGCAGGTTCAGACAGGATGCTATCAGCTCAGTTAACGCCTCCAAATGGCAACCTGCTACATCCTGCAAATATTGTAGATCTCCGTGCATACCTCATAGGCTCATGCATCCTTGCATTGATCGCTCTTCTCCGGATTTTGTAATGCTGCTTTTGCTTTGGTTCGATTAGTTAGACAATCAACTGATAATGTCTTCCGAGAAAAGTAAAAGACTAGACAATGAACTGACGAAACGGTGCGTTTGGCAATTGGTACTGAATTTAGTAGTCGTGCACCAGTATTTACGGACAAATCCCGTCCCGTTCCATTTTCCGTACCGTCCAGTTCTGTTTTCCATATTTAACCCGCCCGTTTTCGTATTTACGGACAAATTCGAGAACGGGACGGGAAGCGGGAGAAGGTTTATACCGTCCAATTTTTTGGGATCCCATTTTTAGTCGGGATGGACCTGTATCTATCCCGTATTTGATAAATACGAGATAGACTTAATATACATTAGCACGTACCTAGCTCCAACTCAATACCTCTTATGGCTTTAGAGACCATGCTAGCCACATGTTTCATGAAATATTATTAACCTAAAAGTTCCTAGAGGTGCTAAAAACATGGTTAGCAActggcaagcagcagcagccagccctCCTCCGATCGCATCCTGATGTGGCAGCCCCGTGAGCAGCGTCGCGTCGAGTTATTGTTGGGCCAAACGATTTAGGCCCACTCTTCCTCAGCCAGCCCACAATTTCTGTGACAGGAACGCGGCGAGATCTCGGCCGTCCAATCTAGGTCTCCCGGCGCCCCACGCCAATATAAGCACCCAACCCTAGCCCCCAAaccccttcctccacctcgcactcgcccgcctccgctccttccgccgccgccgcagccgtcgcGCCTCCTCTACAGGTACGGTCACTCGCTCGCCGCCTCCCTTTTCCCCTCAGCTTCGTTTCTTTCCCGCGTTATCCATTCCTCTttccccacgccgccgcagtCCATCCTCGCGAGTCTTGAACTGGCCGTTCGCTGCTGCTGGCTTGCCTCCGCCGCTAGCCAAGCGCTGCTGCGGGCTGCCTCCGCCGATGCtcgcgtgctgctgctgcctgctgccccgcctcgccgcgcctCGCTGCATCCGCATCCCATGCTGCACGCTCCTGCAGCTCCTCCCCTGTAAACCCaagcgcgcgcggccgcggctgaGGCGTGGAtggcgcgccgcgcgctcgcgccGGCGGGTTAATGGCGGCGGGCGACGTGCTCATTCATTACAGGAGGCCAATGATAATTGATTGATTGGACATTTAATTAAGGATGTATATTACAAGGATTTACAAGTTCTGGATAATGGATCGATAAGATTTCCGTAGTTTATTCAGTTATTTTGAAGCAGCTTTGCGCTAGTTTTCAGTTAACATTTTGTGTTGTTTTAACTTTATAGCGTGATCATGTATATAGAAAAACATGCATCTAGCGGTgaccaaaaaaaaagagaaacagcCTAATATTGATTGACAGAATCTGCAAGTTTTGATGAAAAACCAGGATTCCCTGATAAGAAAATATCACTAATGACTTCACATCATTGTTAGAAGAAAATTTTGATGTAATATGTATAAAGTGTTTTATTGTAGATATGAATATTACTTTTGGATGTACCTTCATAAAGTTTCGTCCTAGGCCCCCAAAATCTCAGACTGACCCCAATTTTGCTGTGCGGCGGCTCCGTATTCTTGGTTGATTTGTTAGCTACAGGTTGTGGGATGAGTGCGTGGTGTTACGATATGCTTGAGATTCTGCCACGATGCTAATGAGGATGGAGCTATGGTGCCCATTGGTTTCTGTTCCCGTTGGTGTCCGGCTTTGCTGATGGCGTTGTTGTTGCGTTGGTGTGCAGGTAagcaggagaggaagggggcGAAATGGTGAAGCACAACAACGTTATCCCCAACGGGCACTTCAAGAAGCACTGGCAGAACTATGTCAAGACATGGTTCAACCAGCCCGCCCGCAAGCAGAGGCGCCGCATCGGTGAGCTCATCGTCTCCTCCCTTAACTTCATGCTTGGATACAATGTCTCCTTGTTTGCTGCTGCGATAACTTTGAATTGTTACCGGGGTCTTGCTGCTTCCTGTGCTATGTACAACTAATGGGTGATAATTAGGATTTAGTTGCAATTCAGAAGCTGTGGTGTCTTGTACTCTGCAGTAGTCTTGTTGTCAATGATAATGCATCGCTGTACAGATTGAGGGTAGGGTCAAAGTGTTCAAGCCTTTtatttggtgaacttgttgatGCACTTGAATTCCTGATTGTATAGCTATCCATTCTACAAATTGGACGCCACAAGATGTTAATAGAGTTTGATCTGCATGTAAATAATACACGCTTGAGCTGTAATATGAGTTATCCGCAACTGTATTACTCTTCTGCTATTAATGCATCAAAATAGAAATTTCTTTGCTTTACTTGATATTAATGTTGTCATTAAGATTTGTTCCAACAATTATGTTATGCATCATTTTTCCTTAGTGTTTCTCATACTTACTGACTTTCTAATTTGATCCTGCTATGTTCTGTATGCAGCTCGCCAAAAGAAGGCTGTGAAGATATTCCCACGCCCAACTGCTGGCCCTCTTCGCCCCATTGTGCAATGCCAGACTCTCAAGTACAACATGAAGTCAAGGGCTGGGAGAGGCTTTACCCTTGAGGAGCTGAAGGTGATATATTGCTCCATTGTTGTCCTCCCCCTGTGTTAATCTTGAGTCATGTTGCTTTCTCAATATCCTAGTTTGTGTATACTGCTGGTGTTTGTGCTTGCTGCTCTGTTGAGTCTGATATGTTTTCATCTGCATCATGGCAAGCCTACTATGTTTGCAAAGTTTTAAACCAGTAGCTTGTATTTTTTTGCTTCATTTTCCATTTGTAATGGTGATTGAAATTTGTTGCGTGATAGGTGTAAGTTTTTCATCTGTTATCCTTGTCATCCATGTTGAGCCACTCTTTTCATCCATGTATTATGCTACAGCCTTCATCTTGTCTATCTGTTTATTTCAGGCTGCGGGCATTCCGAAGAAACTTGCTCCGACCATCGGCATTTCTGTGGATCACCGTCGCAAGAACAAATCACTCGAGGGACTGCAGGCTAATGTCCAGAGGCTTAAGACGTACAAGGCCAAGCTGGTTATCTTCCCAAGGCGTGCTCGCAAGGTCAAGGTATGGCCACTTTTCTTTTCCTGAATGTGTCATCTCTTCAAAACATTGTCCAAATTTCTTTCAGCCTCTAATCCTTGGTCACCTACCTTCATGGCAGGCTGGTGACTCAACTCCGGAGGAGCTTGCCACTGCCACCCAGGTCCAGGGTGACTACATGCCTATTACTCGTGGTGAGAAGCGCTCAGTTGAGGTTGTGAAGGTTACCGAAGAGATGAAGACATTCGCAGCCTATGGCAAGCTACGCCTTGAGCGGATGAACAAGAAGCACCTTGGTGCCCGCCAGAAGAAGGCTGCTGAGgcagagaaggaagagaagaagtgAAGTGACCGGATATAGTACCCTGTTTGTTAAATTCCAGTCTTGTAGTGGGTGCTTACTGCCAAGGGCTTGAAAGTTTTGTTTTGGTGCTGGAAATAGAGACCAGCTGAACGGTTCGGTGTCCTCGTACTGTTTGATACCTGTCACTCGTTTTCTCTATTATGTTCACATCAGATTCTTGCCCTCTTGGCTTCTGAATGGCTTAGGATTTAATCTGTTTGCTCGCCTAGTTGCCTACCAGATCTGTTTGGTCGAAAGTTTTGGATTGCCCTCAAACCATCCTTTTGTAATTCAGAGCCTTACGCCTCTTGATGCCCATTTGGTAGGaatctattttttttgtttgcatttgTGTTCGTGAAAATGTAATTCCTTCCGACGAGACGGCTAGTTTTGCGATCGGCGTTTGTAACGTTTGGAGGAGCAGTGTACCTGCGCCTTCCTTAATAACCATGTTCAAATGGTCCATAAGCTAGCTAGACGTTGAATAATTAGGCATCTTGAAAGTGCAAGGGATGAAGCCATGAAGGCAGCGAAAAACACGTTCTTTTTGGTTAACGTCGTAATTGCCACAGGTTGCACCTATGACCTATCCAGAGTGTGGTCAACGCGTTGACTTGAGATTAAAAAACAGGCGTGAATCTTATCTAAGGGGAGGGACCACTGAATACAATCGACTGCTAGTGCGTTACACAGGAGATACATACAATGTGCGGGGGTGAGTTCAAAATTCGGGTACAAAGTCTCAGCTTCAATTCTTCAGAATCTGCTGCACACGAGCAAAGTCGAACTTGAGCAGGCCATCAACGATAAAATTTCATGTATTAGAATCCTGCCGCAACTTCTGAGCCCATTCTCTCCAGGAACCCTTTTGCATTGCCAGAACCTAGAGAAATCGTTTCATGAGTGGCTTTGGAATGCACGGAAATAAACAAAAAGCAGGGGAAACGAACTTGATAGTCTTTACTTTGTCGCTAATGAGGGAGCTGCTGGGTTGAGCTTCTATATCTTCAGCTTTCTCCTCCTCATCATTGGCTTTAGGCTCATCCTCAGCAGCTTCAGTATGAACATACGAAGTTGTAGGTACTCCAAATATAGCTTCCTCATGCGCGTCCCTGACTCTATCTTCATGCTTTGACTATGGTATGTGAAGAGCAACGAATGGGGGAAAATATAGTTAGGAACAATGGAAATAGTGCAGAATATGGAATTTTAGCTCATTGTTCCTCTGTATGACTGTATACCTCCACAGCAGAAAGCCGGAAGCTCTTCCCAATATTCTTCACCAGTGAAGCATCATCATTAGCAACTACAAataaaaattaaggtaaatTTTGGGTTACCAAGACTAAAGGCAGATTGCATGAATGGCCAAAAAATAATTTGCATATATTGCCACACTAAAACCTTCTTAAATGCTTAAGCAACCAAGTATACCACCAACAGTCACAAATAGGTTGATCGTGATGCATCCCACTTTCAACAGTTCAAGAAGTTCAAATAATTGAATTAGTTGAGGAAACCACTTTATATGAGCGTTTTTGTTGAACGTTTTATCATTGATACAACATAGAGGCACATGAATCTGAATGGGAACAGTGCTTCCATGAATAGCTAAACATGGGCCTTGGATGGCAATCTATGCCGGTGCTCAGTTGCTCACTTGTGCTTTTTCGAGCATATATCTACTACTTTTcacttcaaaaaaaatactcggcagcTAATTCAAGTTTTGAATCAAACAACATTGCCTCCCTCATGTATCAAACTTAAGATGCTCCTTCTGAGCACATAATATAACTAGCAAAGTA
This window encodes:
- the LOC101765162 gene encoding uncharacterized protein LOC101765162, which codes for MARYSPPLLRRFFSCAASSASPGGGSGAGKKNLVFLGSPQVAASVLDTLLAASGSPESGFQVAAVVTQPPAAKNRGRKLMPSAVAQLALDRGFPEELIFTPERAREESFLSDLKEVKPDVCITAAYGNILPQKFLDIPPCGTVNIHPSLLPLYRGAAPVQRALQDGVEETGVSLAYTVRALDAGPVIACERFSVDECIKAPELLAILFDIGSKLLINELPSILDGSAKETAQPQDDSKATLAPKLNSEESWLSFDQEAKELHNKVRAFSGWPGTRAKLQLINQNGEPDMLEIKVISTKVLASCDKVGDENEILFSGSSLLIPCSGSTWLEVLELQLPGKKVTTARDFWNGLRGQKLLKSP
- the LOC101765699 gene encoding 60S ribosomal protein L13-2, producing MVKHNNVIPNGHFKKHWQNYVKTWFNQPARKQRRRIARQKKAVKIFPRPTAGPLRPIVQCQTLKYNMKSRAGRGFTLEELKAAGIPKKLAPTIGISVDHRRKNKSLEGLQANVQRLKTYKAKLVIFPRRARKVKAGDSTPEELATATQVQGDYMPITRGEKRSVEVVKVTEEMKTFAAYGKLRLERMNKKHLGARQKKAAEAEKEEKK